The Coffea arabica cultivar ET-39 chromosome 1e, Coffea Arabica ET-39 HiFi, whole genome shotgun sequence genome has a window encoding:
- the LOC140004381 gene encoding putative disease resistance protein RGA3: protein MEEIGSDYLRILLQASLLEKVEEEERTYYKMHDLVHDFAKSILNPKSSNQYRYLALYSSEAKAKNITEKIPTSLRTLFLENGISDNMLSKMEYLHVLKLAGPDVNVLPNSIGSLLHLRFLDISDSGITTLPESLCKLYNLQTLRINGEKLHEGLPEGTSNLISLRHLHYYHSDAELQMPIKLGRLTSLQTLEFFNIGEEKGRGVEELGTLKDLKGSLGSGDRESDNGDGAVLEGLQPHYYLQMSEIQDFMGYQFPQWFMNLSKLVSLELKGCNRCRELPAGLGELPFLQLLSLSKLENLTCIGLSFYGIFYKQDGRGSTSECKFFPALKSLTLEDMVNLVEWRDPDEVRSTTDEDVAAFPVLKRLSISGCSQLTTAPTPSHFPTLEELEIRFYCHSSLAEKVLNNITTLSSLKLDGSMSSRHNSEAHQQIESLHLVKRPLNSEDGSHQGSSLTLGDGCELLPSEMVERLCHFPSLQHLQVSYCPNVTSLRRLNCGTCLESLKLFDCDNLRELPENLYKFQAFRDLSIRVCPLFDLGENRNDGQKSLLKSLKSLTISDCDGLTTIASEMLESCSPLQAFRCNFESGDDSEWSKISHMELDID from the exons ATGGAGGAAATAGGGAGTGACTATTTGAGAATTTTGCTGCAGGCTTCCTTGTTGGAAAAAGTAGAAGAAGAGGAGAGAACATATTATAAAATGCATGATCTTGTGCATGATTTTGCAAAATCAATCTTGAATCCTAAAAGCAGCAATCAGTACCGCTACCTTGCATTGTACTCATCTGAAGCAAAGGCAAAAAATATCACAGAGAAAATTCCAACCTCACTTCGCACATTATTTCTAGAGAATGGCATATctgataacatgttatcaaAGATGGAGTACTTGCATGTTCTGAAATTGGCTGGACCAGATGTCAATGTGCTGCCAAACTCCATTGGCAGCCTGTTACATTTACGGTTTCTTGATATATCAGATTCTGGTATTACAACTTTGCCAGAATCTCTTTGCAAGCTTTACAACTTGCAAACACTGAGGATCAATGGTGAAAAACTTCATGAAGGTCTTCCAGAGGGCACAAGCAATTTGATTAGCTTGAGACATCTTCACTATTATCATAGTGATGCAGAACTCCAAATGCCGATCAAACTGGGACGATTGACTAGCCTTCAAACATTAGAGTTCTTTAACATAGGAGAAGAGAAGGGTCGTGGTGTTGAAGAGCTTGGAACCTTGAAAGATCTCAAAGGATCGTTG GGAAGTGGGGATCGGGAGAGTGATAACGGCGATGGAGCTGTGTTGGAAGGTCTCCAACCTCACTATTATTTACAAATGTCAGAAATTCAAGATTTTATGGGTTACCAATTTCCGCAATGGTTTATGAATTTGTCGAAATTAGTGTCCCTGGAGTTAAAAGGTTGCAACAGATGCAGAGAACTCCCTGCTGGGCTAGGAGAACTACCATTCCTCCAACTTCTTTCTTTGAGTAAATTGGAAAACTTAACATGCATTGGCCTTTCATTCTATGGTATTTTTTATAAGCAGGATGGAAGAGGGAGCACTAGTGAATGCAAATTCTTTCCAGCCCTTAAAAGCCTCACTCTAGAAGATATGGTGAATTTGGTTGAGTGGAGGGACCCAGACGAAGTGAGATCAACAACGGATGAAGATGTAGCTGCATTTCCTGTGCTGAAGAGGTTGTCTATCAGTGGTTGCTCCCAACTGACCACTGCTCCAACTCCTAGCCATTTTCCAACTCTTGAGGAGCTCGAAATCAGATTCTATTGCCACTCTTCTCTGGCAGAAAAGGTTTTAAACAATATAACCACTCTCTCGTCACTCAAACTAGATGGAAGTATGTCTTCACGACATAATTCTGAAGCTCATCAACAAATAGAATCTCTCCATTTGGTGAAAAGACCTTTGAATTCAGAAGATGGTAGCCACCAAGGGAGTTCTTTGACTCTAGGAGATGGTTGTGAGCTTCTACCGAGTGAAATGGTTGAGCGACTGTGTCATTTTCCAAGTCTTCAACATCTACAAGTGTCGTATTGCCCCAATGTGACGAGTCTAAGAAGATTAAATTGCGGCACCTGTCTTGAGAGTTTAAAATTGTTTGACTGTGATAATTTGAGGGAGTTGCCGGAAAATCTGTATAAGTTCCAGGCCTTTCGTGATTTGTCTATACGGGTATGCCCCCTATTTGATCTTGGAGAAAATCGGAACGATGGACAGAAAAGCCTCCTCAAGTCTCTCAAGAGTTTGACAATTTCTGATTGTGATGGGTTGACCACTATAGCCAGTGAAATGCTAGAGTCCTGTTCGCCTCTTCAGGCCTTCAG GTGCAATTTTGAAAGTGGGGACGACTCAGAGTGGTCAAAGATTTCACACATGGAGCTTGATATTGATTAA